In Acetonema longum DSM 6540, the DNA window ACTTTTCCAGGTCCCGAAATATTGATAAATCAGTGTATAGATTATTGGCAAACTGGCTAGATCAACTGCGGTCAATGGCGGAAATATCGGTACTAGATCAACAGGATAATCCCATAAAGATAATTCTTCGCCCAATTCATCAAGAACTAAGGTAATTATCGTTATGAATCCCATATAAAGCACCATCTCGGGGAATCGTGACTTATCAACCAATTTGAACCAAAGAAAAGCGGAAAAGGCAAATTGACCTAGCAATAACCACCAACGAAAATGAAAAACATCATCTTGCAGCCACTGTTCAATCCGCATATTGGTCAACAGTTTTTGAAGCTCCACTGCGGCTGCGACACCTGAATCCGTCAATATCCACGCCTCCTTAACAGGGCTGCTTCTTTGCCTTTTTTCCAATGCTGGAGATTCGGACGACTATCCACCTGATAAAAAAAGACACAGTCAGGTATACCAGAAAGCTATAGTAATATTGCCATTTAAGCAACTGATAATAGCCCCACCAAGTCAAGGCAGGCTCAAAGACAAATGAAATGAAGGCGGCCACCAGTACGGTAGTCAAGGCGAAGCTCTTCCGGGTGCTGCAGTTTTGATAAACAAGCGAAAATGCCAGAGGCAAAATCCATAAGTTTATAGCCGTTATGACCGGAAATATCGGCAGTAGGTCGAAGGGATAGTTCCATAAGGTCAATTCCTCGCCATATTCGTCTACACCCATCATTACTAACATCATCAGCACCGCATACAATATAATTTCGGGAAGACGCCGCTTGTCAAGAAGCTTCCACCAGACTGCAACCACAAAAATGGACAGACCTAACAGAAGCCACCACCTTAGATGGAACAAGTCATGCTGCAGCCACTCTTCCATGTGTGCGGAAGTAAGCAGTTTTTGGATTTCGGTCTCAGCGGGCATACCTGACACGGTTAATAACATGTGCAGCCTCCTGTAAAGAGTTTAATCACACGGTTATTATGCAGCAGAATCAGAAAATTTATCTTTTGATCAATTAAAAAACGCTCGCCCCAGGTAGTTAGAGGTTGTCAAGCCGGCGGATACTTGTCATTCAACTGGAAACAATAATCCCGGAGGTGCGCCCGAGAAGGCCCAAAGGGAGAAGGCGCCGGGTGTAATTTTATGGCTGAAAAACTCAACGCATACAACCGGAAAAGGAATTTTGCCAGGACCTCGGAACCGGAAGGCAAGGCAGAAGCCGCTCAGGCGGGTTTGAGATTTGTTGTCCAGCATCATCTGGCCCGCAGAGATCACTACGATTTCCGCCTGGAATGGGAGGGAGTCCTGTTGAGTTGGGCGGTGCCCAAGGGACCTTCTTACAGCACTCGTGATAAGAGGCTT includes these proteins:
- a CDS encoding CBO0543 family protein yields the protein MLLTVSGMPAETEIQKLLTSAHMEEWLQHDLFHLRWWLLLGLSIFVVAVWWKLLDKRRLPEIILYAVLMMLVMMGVDEYGEELTLWNYPFDLLPIFPVITAINLWILPLAFSLVYQNCSTRKSFALTTVLVAAFISFVFEPALTWWGYYQLLKWQYYYSFLVYLTVSFFIRWIVVRISSIGKKAKKQPC